Sequence from the Gemmatimonadaceae bacterium genome:
CGTCGCCGGTGTCGGCGTAGAGGTCGACCATCACCTCGTTCATCCCGCCGAACTCGGTGAGGAGCATCTTCTGCACCTGTTCGTCGCTCAACGGCTTGAGCACCCCTTCGGCCCACGTCGCGAAGCCGATTTCCACCTGCAACGCCTGCTTGTTTCCCGTGTGTCGATACGCGTCGCGCAGCCCGGCGTACGTCTTGTGCAGGGTGTACCAGGGTGACCAGAGCCCGTTGAGGTCGAAGCCGCCGCTCTTGATCTCCCCTTTCGACAAACGTGCAAATGCCTCGCGCAACCCGTCGAGCGCGCCCACGTAGCCGTCGCCGTTCTTCTGCTGCACCGCCGCCAGCTCGCGCACGATGTAGTCGGCGCGCTCCTTGAAGCGCGCGTCGCCCGTGGCCTGGTACATCAGCGATACACCGGAGAGATGATGCCCGGCGATGTGCCCCGTGAGGTTGCGCCCGTTCCCGTCCCACCCGGTGTAGCCCTTGGCCTTGGGCGTGAGCCCGGCGCGCTCGCGGTAGTAGGCGAGCATGCGATCGGGATCGAGGGCAAGGAGATACTCGCGATCGAGCTCCTGCGCGTGCTTGAGCGGCCCCCCCGTCAGCTGCACTCGGCCGAGCGGTACGGCGTGCGCCTTGGTGACCGCTCGCTCGTGGGCGAGGGCGGCGGTAGTTCCCGGAGGAGCCGTCGCAGCGTCGGTCACACCGGCTACCGCGTTCTCGGTTTCGGGCAATGCCGCTGCCGCAGTCTCGGGCACCAGCGTCCCCAGCGTGAGTGCCGCCGTGGTCGAGGCGGAAGCCTTCAGGAAGTCGCGACGGGCGGAATCCATGGTCATGCGCGAAGTGGGAGAAGGTGGAACCCCACAAGAATTCCCCTCGCGGGCGCGCCGGGCAAGCGGTAATGTGGCATCGGCCCTCACACCCAGTCGTCCCATGCGCCTCTCCTTCGCTGTCCCGCGCCCGCTGCTCCTCCTGTCCGCGTCGGCCGCGCTGTTGATCGCGTCAAACTCCACCGCCCGCGCCCAGCGATCGTTCGCCTCCTCAATAACGATCGGGACGGTCGACTCGGTCTATTCCAGGATCATAAAGGAGCAGCGCCCCTACCTCGTCTACCTCCCGCCGTCGTACAAGGACACGACCTACACGCCGCAGCGCTATCCGGTGCTCTATCTCCTGGACGGCGATGCGCACTTCCACTCGGTCACCGGTCTCCTGCAGATCCTTGGCACGGGAGTGAACGGCACCTTCGTCGTCCCGGAGATGATCGTTGTCGCCATCCCCAACACCAACCGGATGCGCGACCTGTCTCCGACGCTGGTCACCGCCGGCTTCGATGGGAAGCCTGACACCACGCTCAAGGGGACCGGCGGCGGGCCGAACTTCCTCTCGTTCATGAAGGACGAGCTGATCCCGCGCATCGACTCGATGTACCGCACCGCCCCGTACCGCATCTTCGTCGGGCATTCGTTAGGCGGCCTGATGGCCTTCTCGGCGCTCTACACCATGCCAGAGGTCTTCAACA
This genomic interval carries:
- a CDS encoding alpha/beta hydrolase — encoded protein: MRLSFAVPRPLLLLSASAALLIASNSTARAQRSFASSITIGTVDSVYSRIIKEQRPYLVYLPPSYKDTTYTPQRYPVLYLLDGDAHFHSVTGLLQILGTGVNGTFVVPEMIVVAIPNTNRMRDLSPTLVTAGFDGKPDTTLKGTGGGPNFLSFMKDELIPRIDSMYRTAPYRIFVGHSLGGLMAFSALYTMPEVFNSYVAIDTSLWWDNRRLLKDAPAFFSKPTVPGRTLFVGQANTLVASDTADNPHYNSIIRMNALIERENKAGVRYAFRYYPNDSHGSVPLIAEYDALRFIFDGYSPDLMRALEDPNYVKAHYEQVSKIMGYTVIPPEGTVDLLAMIEMGRDKAKARALYELNTQLYPKSAHASAALQRANAVMSAK